A single window of Candidatus Zixiibacteriota bacterium DNA harbors:
- a CDS encoding GlsB/YeaQ/YmgE family stress response membrane protein — MSIITTIVIGLVAKLLMPGKDPGGFIMTTLLGVAGAVMATFFGQILGLYPDDQSAGFIGAVLLLLLYRAIVGKKHTVYTVRKS; from the coding sequence ATGTCGATTATTACAACAATTGTCATTGGCTTGGTAGCCAAGCTCCTTATGCCTGGTAAAGACCCTGGTGGCTTTATCATGACCACACTGCTTGGTGTCGCTGGCGCGGTAATGGCAACATTTTTCGGCCAAATACTCGGTTTATATCCTGATGATCAATCAGCTGGCTTTATCGGCGCGGTTCTTCTTTTGTTGCTGTATCGTGCCATCGTTGGCAAGAAACATACAGTTTACACTGTGCGCAAAAGTTAA
- a CDS encoding ferritin-like domain-containing protein, translated as MSKLETLHDLLVDQTRDIFYAEKLLTKALPKMMKKTESKELRQALENHLTETENQVIRLESVFKELGISAQGKRCPAMEGLVEEATEIMNMDGTPEVIDAGIICAAQKVEHYEIATYGSLRTFAETLGLTKVVTLFDETLREEHAADEKLSSIAESYINPEAKGACESVKRPTSR; from the coding sequence ATGTCTAAGCTTGAAACATTGCATGATCTTCTTGTTGATCAAACAAGAGACATATTCTACGCGGAAAAACTGTTGACCAAGGCACTCCCCAAGATGATGAAGAAGACAGAGTCCAAAGAACTTCGACAAGCTTTGGAAAACCATCTTACAGAGACTGAAAATCAGGTTATCCGGCTGGAGAGCGTTTTTAAAGAATTGGGCATATCCGCCCAAGGGAAAAGATGTCCGGCAATGGAAGGATTGGTTGAAGAAGCAACCGAAATTATGAATATGGACGGCACTCCGGAAGTAATTGATGCCGGTATTATTTGCGCAGCTCAAAAAGTCGAACATTATGAGATTGCCACCTACGGTTCGCTTCGCACGTTCGCAGAAACTCTGGGCCTCACCAAGGTCGTTACCCTTTTTGATGAAACCCTCAGAGAGGAACATGCGGCCGACGAAAAGCTCTCATCCATTGCCGAAAGCTATATAAATCCTGAAGCCAAAGGGGCATGTGAGAGTGTAAAGCGACCGACTTCACGCTAA
- a CDS encoding PKD domain-containing protein: MWRRECKSLYGAYTAILLVSVAVSCTTTGCRDINLNDPPPNPGVVTGPAFSANPTTGNIPLNVTFTNQTQGDIISRSWSFGDGATSIENNPSHVYAREGSYSVTLVCRDSAGTDTLTKTNFITATTGPAPLNAEFTASPTSGNSPLAVQFANQSTGSITSYQWSFGDGGTSDAQTPSHTYSSNGRFTVRLIVVGATGADTSIRTDYISATTNVPVANFSATPTSGPKPLKVQFTSTSSGTISTYRWSFGNGATSSSKNPSYTYNQKGKYTVKLKVTGPGGSDELVRTNFIEVKNVRPTSEFLGSPLSGAPPLTVQFTNSSTGDISANVWSFGDGGVSTSTNPSHQYTSAGVYDVSLLVLGPDGSDTTTKSGYIAVASPAPRAAFSAGPRSGNSPLSVSFSDQSTGSISSREWSFGDGVTSTQRNPSHQYTSNGSYNVSLSVLGSGGSDTEVKNNYITVSCASPIANFTGNPRSGMPGLTVSFTNTSTGLYDTFSWEFGDGGTSTGANPSYTYTAEGTYTVKLTVNGSCGSDTKTESGYITITAPVPQCQNIGHTVGVHGPFWPVLVQGDCSLAVGNDGSPITGGGSGPEVKILIELVLRNSGKELWAVISMEIQEDSEDNSKAQTSQELYLGFTAPSGWKIDRIEGSQTEEWKYNDEDNDYDSKSFDLCVIRAMGQTEGDDICGTTRDDSHFIVEFNPITLKICEE, translated from the coding sequence ATGTGGAGAAGAGAATGCAAGTCACTCTATGGAGCGTACACTGCGATTCTATTGGTTTCCGTCGCAGTCTCCTGTACGACGACAGGTTGCCGCGATATCAATCTCAATGATCCGCCACCTAACCCGGGAGTAGTTACTGGCCCCGCCTTCTCGGCAAATCCCACAACCGGGAATATACCTCTTAATGTCACCTTTACAAACCAAACTCAGGGGGATATTATTTCACGCTCGTGGTCGTTTGGCGACGGCGCGACATCAATTGAGAATAATCCGTCACATGTGTACGCACGAGAGGGAAGCTACAGTGTGACGCTGGTCTGTCGTGACTCGGCTGGAACAGACACCCTCACAAAGACAAATTTCATCACAGCGACAACTGGTCCCGCGCCTCTCAATGCTGAATTTACGGCATCGCCAACATCGGGAAACAGTCCCCTCGCGGTTCAATTTGCAAATCAATCCACAGGCAGTATAACATCGTATCAATGGTCTTTCGGCGACGGCGGGACATCTGATGCTCAAACACCAAGTCACACATATTCGAGCAACGGGCGCTTCACAGTTCGATTGATTGTTGTGGGAGCGACGGGAGCAGATACATCTATCAGAACAGACTATATCTCTGCTACAACCAATGTCCCTGTGGCAAATTTTTCGGCCACGCCTACCTCCGGACCCAAGCCACTCAAGGTACAGTTCACGAGCACGTCATCAGGGACGATTTCAACGTATCGCTGGAGCTTTGGCAACGGGGCGACCTCGTCAAGCAAGAACCCGTCATATACGTACAATCAAAAAGGGAAATATACAGTAAAGCTGAAAGTCACCGGGCCCGGTGGGTCGGACGAACTGGTACGCACCAACTTTATCGAAGTAAAAAATGTCCGGCCCACGTCTGAATTCCTCGGGAGCCCGCTTTCCGGCGCACCCCCTTTGACTGTTCAATTCACAAACAGCTCAACTGGCGATATCAGCGCGAATGTCTGGTCTTTTGGAGATGGGGGGGTATCGACATCAACAAACCCCAGCCACCAGTACACGTCGGCTGGGGTTTACGATGTCTCGTTACTGGTACTGGGCCCCGATGGTTCAGACACGACAACCAAGAGCGGGTATATTGCCGTCGCCTCACCGGCGCCTCGAGCGGCTTTCAGCGCAGGTCCCAGGTCAGGTAATAGTCCGTTAAGTGTTAGTTTTAGTGACCAGTCAACAGGATCAATTTCATCTCGAGAATGGAGTTTTGGAGACGGGGTTACCTCGACTCAAAGAAATCCGTCTCACCAATATACATCGAATGGTTCCTATAATGTTTCCCTCAGTGTGCTGGGGTCGGGCGGATCCGACACAGAAGTTAAGAACAATTATATTACTGTTAGTTGTGCGTCCCCCATTGCCAATTTTACAGGAAATCCACGTTCAGGCATGCCAGGCTTAACAGTCAGTTTTACAAATACATCCACAGGACTTTATGACACATTCTCCTGGGAATTCGGTGATGGCGGAACTTCAACCGGGGCCAATCCGAGTTATACCTATACTGCAGAAGGCACATACACCGTCAAACTCACAGTAAACGGCTCATGCGGTTCGGATACTAAGACGGAGTCTGGATACATAACGATCACAGCTCCTGTACCACAATGTCAGAACATCGGGCACACAGTTGGAGTGCACGGTCCATTTTGGCCAGTATTGGTGCAAGGTGACTGCAGTCTTGCAGTAGGCAATGATGGTAGTCCAATCACCGGAGGAGGGAGTGGCCCCGAGGTCAAGATATTGATTGAGCTGGTTCTCAGGAATTCCGGTAAAGAGCTCTGGGCGGTAATTTCTATGGAAATTCAGGAGGATAGCGAAGATAATTCAAAGGCACAAACCTCACAGGAATTATACCTCGGCTTTACTGCTCCATCAGGATGGAAGATTGACCGAATTGAAGGTTCTCAAACGGAAGAGTGGAAATATAATGATGAAGATAATGACTATGACAGCAAGAGCTTTGATCTTTGCGTAATCAGGGCCATGGGACAGACCGAAGGCGACGATATTTGTGGTACTACGCGTGATGATTCGCATTTTATCGTTGAATTCAATCCCATTACTTTAAAGATTTGTGAAGAGTAA
- a CDS encoding endonuclease/exonuclease/phosphatase family protein, translating to MKIALLIVGILMIVATILPTVRTNAWWIRVFDFPRGQIALITLACLVVYLWHFDNFSLLENLFIAGLGLTVFFQSMSMYPYTLLSKVQVQKCVISPGLSTISLLVANVLMNNRNTEQLLSIIQEKNPDLVLTLETNQWWQERLKFLDESYPYSVSHLLDNFYGMFLQSRLELINPTVEFLIEKNVPSIHSIVRLSSGEHIELHCLHPKPPSPTENDTSTERDAELLIVAKSVKSSRLPIIVAGDLNDVAWSHSTALFQKISGLLDPRIGRGFFNTFSANIPFFRWPLDHVFHSDHFKLVEIERLAKLGSDHFPMFIKLNYEPTAIQKHTAPTADHEDHKEANEQIEKAARKTGQPVIVLQPIRPK from the coding sequence ATGAAAATAGCATTGTTAATCGTGGGAATCCTCATGATTGTAGCAACAATCCTTCCAACGGTTCGGACCAATGCATGGTGGATACGAGTCTTTGACTTTCCTCGCGGCCAAATAGCTCTTATTACCCTTGCCTGCCTCGTGGTCTATTTGTGGCACTTCGATAATTTTTCACTTCTTGAAAACTTATTTATCGCCGGCCTTGGATTGACCGTCTTCTTTCAAAGCATGTCCATGTATCCATATACCCTCCTGTCGAAGGTGCAGGTTCAAAAGTGCGTCATTTCACCGGGACTCTCCACAATCAGTCTGCTTGTCGCCAACGTGCTGATGAACAATCGCAATACTGAGCAATTGCTGTCAATTATTCAGGAGAAAAATCCCGATCTTGTTCTAACACTCGAAACCAACCAATGGTGGCAGGAGAGGCTAAAGTTTCTGGATGAATCTTATCCCTATTCAGTATCGCATTTACTGGACAACTTCTATGGCATGTTCTTACAGTCGCGCTTAGAACTAATCAATCCGACCGTGGAGTTTCTAATCGAAAAAAATGTCCCCTCGATCCATTCGATTGTCAGGTTGTCTTCAGGGGAGCACATTGAATTGCATTGTCTGCATCCTAAGCCCCCAAGTCCCACGGAAAACGATACGTCCACTGAGCGGGACGCCGAATTGCTGATTGTCGCTAAATCCGTAAAATCCTCACGTTTGCCAATAATTGTCGCCGGAGATCTCAATGATGTCGCATGGTCTCATTCGACGGCTCTCTTTCAAAAAATAAGCGGTCTGCTTGATCCGCGAATAGGACGCGGCTTTTTTAATACGTTCAGCGCCAACATACCTTTCTTCCGCTGGCCGCTCGACCATGTCTTTCATTCGGATCATTTCAAGCTTGTGGAGATTGAACGTCTTGCGAAATTAGGATCAGACCACTTTCCCATGTTTATTAAACTCAATTATGAGCCTACAGCAATCCAGAAACATACGGCTCCAACTGCAGACCACGAAGACCATAAAGAGGCAAATGAGCAGATTGAGAAGGCTGCGAGGAAGACCGGACAGCCGGTCATTGTGTTACAGCCTATACGTCCGAAATAA
- a CDS encoding AI-2E family transporter — protein sequence MVTDVRIQRSTRTFITVLGIIGIFFILYISKSILIPFTFAVLLAALLYPIKRFLDKKKVPETLSISMTLLIAIAVVAGVLIFIIFLVARVTEDFPRFQTQFSEFIDETQLTVEQKFGIQTEKQIAWIRERASTALEGSASLVGQTFLVITDILVIITLVPLYVFLLLLYKPLIVESIVQIIAGTSRTDSKDVRTVIGDTRGVIQNYLVGLLIETAVIAVISIVTLLLLGIDYAVLLGIIIAIINLIPYIGVLIGSVLPALVALITKESSWYALAVIGIFVVIQFVDGNIIMPRIVGSKVSLNALASIMGVLIGGLIWGLPGLFLALPIVAILKVIFDRSESLQPWGMLLGHDDLSNAKTDTANLSN from the coding sequence ATGGTAACAGACGTCCGCATTCAACGATCCACCCGGACTTTTATTACTGTGCTTGGAATTATTGGAATCTTTTTCATTCTCTATATAAGCAAAAGCATTCTTATTCCATTTACCTTTGCCGTCCTGCTCGCTGCACTGCTCTATCCAATTAAGAGATTTCTCGATAAAAAAAAGGTGCCAGAGACTTTATCCATATCGATGACGCTGCTCATTGCCATAGCCGTTGTCGCGGGAGTGTTGATTTTTATCATTTTTCTGGTAGCAAGGGTTACAGAAGACTTCCCCAGATTTCAAACACAATTCTCAGAGTTTATTGATGAGACGCAGTTGACAGTGGAGCAAAAATTCGGCATTCAGACCGAAAAACAGATAGCGTGGATTAGAGAGCGCGCTTCTACTGCTCTCGAAGGCAGCGCATCGCTTGTTGGGCAGACATTTCTCGTCATAACCGATATATTAGTCATAATCACTTTAGTGCCTCTCTATGTCTTTCTTTTGCTTCTCTACAAGCCGCTTATTGTCGAGTCTATTGTTCAAATAATTGCGGGAACAAGCAGAACTGACAGCAAAGATGTGCGAACGGTAATTGGTGATACTCGAGGCGTCATACAGAATTATCTGGTCGGATTGCTAATAGAAACGGCAGTTATCGCTGTTATTTCAATTGTGACATTGCTACTGCTTGGTATCGACTATGCCGTTCTGCTGGGAATAATAATAGCCATAATCAATCTTATTCCATATATAGGCGTGCTAATAGGCAGTGTACTCCCTGCGCTCGTGGCTCTCATAACCAAGGAATCTTCGTGGTACGCGCTGGCGGTAATAGGGATATTTGTAGTCATACAATTTGTCGACGGCAATATAATAATGCCCAGAATTGTCGGTTCGAAAGTAAGCTTGAACGCCTTGGCCTCGATCATGGGCGTATTGATTGGTGGTCTCATTTGGGGACTTCCAGGCCTCTTTCTCGCCCTGCCTATCGTAGCTATTCTAAAAGTTATTTTTGATAGAAGTGAGTCATTACAGCCTTGGGGAATGCTCTTAGGCCACGATGATCTTTCCAATGCCAAAACCGACACCGCCAATTTAAGCAACTAA
- a CDS encoding YihY/virulence factor BrkB family protein, protein MKSQSGKVFGEGELHHKALSGPAAASSISRSPASKVAGFFPKLVVNVKDFASHYLGGLYHKFDEHPIFLLSSGLAFSLFVTIVPMVLCAYAVLGMVVEQAAIEGDLSAMIDQAIPYPKYAEATKELLIGRAQAYGEDKKTLGLVGLVSLLFAATTLFSSMRTILNAIHHIRSTESIILSKLRDFKLMFYFLLLILLSITLLPLLNSVIDKAAWLNTGNYTEFKIVDQLVMIVSSVVTLFAAFFLLYFLLPYKRLEKKAIAVSALAAAALLVIAQKAFGFYIQNALSLEDMYGPYVVALIIVTWIYYTGIVFILGAVIGQLYRERCHTGLVHTDSKD, encoded by the coding sequence ATGAAATCACAGAGTGGAAAAGTGTTCGGGGAAGGTGAATTACACCACAAAGCACTTTCTGGCCCGGCCGCTGCTTCTTCAATCTCCCGGTCGCCTGCCTCAAAGGTGGCGGGCTTCTTTCCTAAACTGGTAGTGAATGTCAAAGATTTTGCTTCTCATTACTTGGGAGGCCTTTATCACAAGTTTGATGAACATCCAATCTTTCTTCTCTCAAGCGGGCTTGCCTTTTCATTATTTGTTACCATTGTCCCTATGGTGTTGTGCGCTTATGCGGTGTTGGGCATGGTCGTCGAGCAAGCCGCAATTGAAGGGGACTTAAGCGCTATGATTGATCAAGCAATTCCCTATCCGAAATATGCCGAAGCGACAAAAGAATTACTCATAGGTCGTGCACAAGCATACGGCGAAGATAAAAAGACGCTGGGCCTGGTTGGCCTTGTATCACTCTTGTTTGCCGCCACAACACTCTTCTCCAGCATGAGGACTATCCTCAACGCCATTCATCATATTCGGTCTACAGAATCAATCATTTTGAGCAAACTCCGCGACTTCAAACTCATGTTTTACTTCCTTCTGCTGATTCTACTCTCAATCACCCTTCTGCCTCTCCTGAACTCAGTAATTGATAAAGCTGCTTGGTTAAATACCGGGAACTATACGGAATTCAAGATCGTTGACCAACTTGTTATGATTGTTAGCTCGGTCGTGACACTTTTTGCCGCTTTCTTTCTTTTATATTTTCTTCTTCCCTATAAGCGACTCGAAAAGAAAGCCATTGCGGTAAGCGCCCTTGCGGCGGCGGCGCTTCTTGTCATTGCGCAAAAGGCATTCGGATTTTATATCCAGAATGCGCTCTCACTTGAAGACATGTACGGTCCGTATGTGGTTGCGCTTATTATTGTGACCTGGATATATTATACCGGGATTGTTTTTATTCTCGGCGCGGTCATCGGTCAGCTCTATCGTGAGCGATGCCACACCGGTTTGGTTCACACCGACTCAAAAGATTGA
- a CDS encoding LemA family protein, whose amino-acid sequence MKKSGIVLLVIVGLLVLAAVMIWGGRSALVSRSQAVDEKWSQVQNVYQRRFDLVPNLVASVDNFMMRQQETLTEVIAMRQRVIDLKASGDSALLTQNPQLLDSISTLLSRQLNSFINVVSERYPEIKGEQLYSDLLVQLEGTENRIVQERRTYNEIVRDYNTYRQTGIRALIAGAIFGFPYQRDYFAATSEAQTAPSVRDAFDPNKK is encoded by the coding sequence ATGAAGAAATCAGGAATCGTCCTGTTGGTAATCGTTGGATTGCTTGTATTGGCGGCTGTTATGATTTGGGGAGGACGTTCTGCTCTTGTCAGCCGATCGCAGGCGGTTGATGAAAAATGGAGCCAAGTGCAGAATGTCTATCAACGACGATTTGATCTTGTGCCGAATTTGGTGGCATCGGTCGATAATTTTATGATGCGCCAACAAGAGACACTCACCGAAGTCATTGCCATGCGCCAGCGCGTCATTGACTTAAAAGCCTCGGGTGATTCGGCGCTGCTGACCCAGAACCCGCAATTGCTCGATTCAATCTCGACGCTACTCTCACGACAATTAAACTCGTTCATCAATGTGGTTTCTGAGAGATACCCTGAGATAAAGGGTGAGCAATTGTATTCTGATTTGCTTGTTCAGCTCGAAGGAACCGAAAATAGAATTGTGCAGGAGCGAAGAACCTACAATGAAATCGTTCGCGATTACAACACCTATCGTCAAACGGGGATACGAGCACTCATCGCCGGAGCCATCTTTGGATTCCCATATCAGCGTGATTACTTTGCGGCGACTTCGGAGGCCCAAACCGCTCCAAGCGTTCGGGATGCTTTTGATCCGAATAAGAAATAG
- a CDS encoding TPM domain-containing protein, which yields MKNLRRYFKFTLLAVCCFAMWKTAAALEVPSYRGPVTDLADILDSQVEEELSALIEQYRSQSSHQLGILTIKSLDNEGLEDFAANVYKKWGIGRGKEDDGVLLLIAVDDHKARLEIGYGLEGELTDLESGRLVGRSSLMAEHFRSGDYPSGILSVIEGVITAIGGEYVIPEEARKKKSRGLSPAILFSLFALFFILRSRMRRNRLGPGGRRFGSFGGPFIGGLGGGMLGGFGGGSRGGGGGFSFGGGSSGGGGASGGW from the coding sequence ATGAAAAACTTGCGGCGATATTTTAAATTCACACTTTTGGCTGTGTGCTGTTTTGCGATGTGGAAGACAGCAGCCGCCCTCGAAGTGCCATCCTATCGGGGACCGGTAACCGATCTCGCAGACATTCTGGACAGTCAGGTCGAAGAAGAGCTAAGCGCACTCATTGAACAGTATCGCAGCCAATCTTCTCACCAACTCGGGATACTTACAATTAAGAGCCTTGACAATGAGGGCCTTGAGGATTTTGCGGCCAATGTTTACAAGAAATGGGGAATCGGTAGGGGCAAGGAAGACGACGGCGTGCTTCTCCTGATAGCGGTCGATGACCACAAAGCGCGTCTTGAAATTGGCTATGGACTTGAAGGGGAACTAACCGACCTCGAATCTGGTCGGCTGGTTGGCCGCAGTTCACTCATGGCCGAGCATTTTCGTTCAGGTGATTATCCCTCGGGGATACTGTCGGTAATTGAAGGAGTAATTACGGCTATCGGCGGCGAGTACGTGATTCCGGAAGAGGCCAGAAAGAAGAAATCAAGGGGTTTATCCCCAGCAATTCTCTTCTCACTATTTGCCTTATTCTTTATTCTTCGTTCAAGAATGAGACGAAACCGATTGGGTCCTGGCGGCAGGCGTTTTGGATCATTCGGCGGGCCCTTTATCGGAGGATTAGGTGGTGGAATGCTGGGAGGCTTTGGTGGCGGCTCGAGAGGCGGTGGGGGTGGCTTTAGCTTTGGTGGCGGCTCTTCAGGCGGTGGCGGCGCGAGCGGAGGCTGGTAG